Below is a genomic region from Candidatus Diapherotrites archaeon.
TTCCTGGCAATCAGTTTGACTCGGTTTCAATGGTTAATGGCGTGAGGTATCTGAACAGGCCGGCTGAAACCTTCAAAGAAATATTCAGGGTTCTGCGGAAAGGCGGAAAACTTGTCATAATAAACTATGCCGGGCCGGGAATAAGGGATGTGCCGCGGCCCAAAACCCTTTCAGTTTCGGGTTTGGAGAAACTGCTTAATCGGTCGGGGTTCAAAACGCACACAAGAGAAGAAATGGCGCCGCCCCCCGATACGCTCTCTGTTATACGGGTGCTGACTGGCGCCGAACCGCGGTCCGTGCCGTATTTTGTTATTGTCGCGGAAAAACAATGACAAGCCTTGTTTTTATTCCCACTCTATTTCGTCGCCCTGGCGCGTGCCCTTCGCCTTTCCGGCGGGCAGTTCGATGAAGTATTTCGCGGCCTTTTTTCCGGGCATGGTTTGGCGTGAACGCCAAAGGGCTTCAGGAGCTGTCGCAATTCAGAGCTTCCCTATCGCGGTCAAAAGCTTTTCGTGGCCTTTTATGAGCCTGTTGAACTCTTCAAGTTCTTCGGAAACAATCCTGCTCTTAATGCTGTCTTTCAAATTTTCTGATTTTGCCATTTTTTATCCACTCCGTTATCTCCGAATCCGAATAATGGTTTTCCCTTATGCCAAGCAAAATTTTGGCATTTTCGGGGTTGTCGGGTATTGCCGTGCGGCAATTGTTTTCCGCCAGAAAATATTTCATTGCAATGAACGCCGTTCTTCTGTTGCCGCTGGCAAAG
It encodes:
- a CDS encoding type II toxin-antitoxin system death-on-curing family toxin yields the protein MISYPSPDKIIEFNVLALSVLKAKKSDSAKVLSRAKLSEAVENCRKLDGDIYAKAAVLLKCLVQGHAFASGNRRTAFIAMKYFLAENNCRTAIPDNPENAKILLGIRENHYSDSEITEWIKNGKIRKFERQH
- a CDS encoding methyltransferase domain-containing protein, encoding MKSLLDAECSGPNRLDLMSGTGLDAGAVALDLSGKMLGVNPAARKVMANIDPHLGPAGIPFPGNQFDSVSMVNGVRYLNRPAETFKEIFRVLRKGGKLVIINYAGPGIRDVPRPKTLSVSGLEKLLNRSGFKTHTREEMAPPPDTLSVIRVLTGAEPRSVPYFVIVAEKQ